The proteins below are encoded in one region of Silene latifolia isolate original U9 population chromosome 2, ASM4854445v1, whole genome shotgun sequence:
- the LOC141643526 gene encoding uncharacterized protein LOC141643526 gives MTAEMESPFYPREKLIEKQKYYQAIHKHTYLKGPMDKITSVAIPLAFAGASLFMIGRGIYNMSHGIGKKE, from the exons ATGACAGCTGAAATGGAGTCACCATTCTACCCACGGGAGAAGCTTATTGAAAAGCAGAAGTATTACCAAGCGATCCACAAACACACGTACCTAAAAGGACCTATGGATAAGATCACCTCTGTTGCCATCCCTCTTGCTTTTGCCGGTGCTTCGTTGTTCATGATT GGCAGGGGGATCTATAACATGTCTCATGGAATCGGAAAGAAGGAATGA